Proteins from a single region of Alphaproteobacteria bacterium:
- a CDS encoding DUF4007 family protein, with protein sequence MARGPLFQNDYSPQFSGHETFPLRYGWLKKAFDRVAETESETDDNRAACWDDDAIARFGVGKNMVGSIRYWAKAARIIREPATNTVETTELGRLLFGPGGLDPWMEYPATLWLLHWQFAAHPERTTWFWAFSHYPAITFERDGLIRKLDRLASDRGWSRVAQTTLKNDVACFIRTYVARQPSGKTGHDDALESPLTELGLIKAIGKNDGFRFVRGPKSTLGDGVFAYALVDFWSRFHPNAATLSFEAIAHAPGSPGRVFQFDENDVADRLAVLDDATDGALRWSETAGLKQVVRNIEIGEETALSWLPGDYASRAGKEAA encoded by the coding sequence ATGGCGCGCGGACCGCTTTTTCAGAATGACTACAGCCCGCAGTTTTCGGGACACGAAACCTTCCCGTTGCGCTACGGGTGGCTGAAAAAGGCGTTCGACCGCGTCGCCGAGACGGAGTCCGAAACCGACGACAACCGCGCTGCGTGTTGGGACGACGATGCCATAGCGCGTTTCGGTGTCGGCAAGAACATGGTCGGCTCTATCCGCTATTGGGCGAAAGCGGCGCGCATTATCCGGGAGCCCGCCACCAACACGGTAGAAACCACTGAACTCGGTCGGTTGCTGTTCGGTCCGGGCGGACTCGATCCGTGGATGGAATACCCCGCAACGCTATGGCTCCTTCACTGGCAGTTTGCGGCACACCCTGAACGAACCACATGGTTCTGGGCGTTCAGCCATTACCCCGCCATTACGTTTGAGCGGGATGGTCTGATCCGGAAACTCGATCGCCTTGCGAGCGATCGCGGATGGTCGCGCGTCGCGCAAACCACGCTCAAGAACGACGTGGCCTGTTTCATCCGCACCTATGTCGCACGGCAGCCGTCCGGCAAGACCGGGCATGACGATGCACTTGAGTCGCCGCTGACCGAGTTGGGACTCATCAAAGCCATCGGCAAGAACGACGGCTTTCGCTTCGTGCGCGGTCCGAAATCGACCTTGGGCGACGGCGTATTCGCTTACGCCCTTGTTGATTTCTGGTCTCGGTTCCATCCCAACGCCGCCACTCTGTCCTTCGAGGCCATTGCCCACGCGCCGGGCAGTCCGGGGCGCGTGTTTCAATTCGACGAGAATGACGTGGCCGACCGCCTCGCCGTACTCGACGATGCAACGGACGGCGCGCTCCGGTGGTCGGAAACCGCCGGGCTCAAGCAGGTTGTCCGCAACATCGAGATCGGCGAAGAGACGGCGCTTTCCTGGCTGCCTGGTGACTATGCTTCGCGCGCCGGGAAGGAGGCCGCCTGA
- a CDS encoding DUF2958 domain-containing protein, with product MKLITKTQYERMQQNGIRSQEDPDFDPEPVVKLFTPDANATWLLTELDPDDPDLAFGLCDLGMGCPELGSVRISEIKAIRGKFGLPVERDLSFRPDKPLSDYADQARLAQYIKA from the coding sequence ATGAAACTCATCACCAAAACGCAATACGAGCGGATGCAGCAGAACGGCATCCGGTCTCAGGAAGATCCCGACTTCGATCCCGAACCTGTCGTCAAGCTCTTCACGCCGGACGCGAATGCGACCTGGCTCCTGACCGAGCTGGACCCCGACGACCCGGACCTCGCCTTCGGTCTCTGCGACCTCGGCATGGGCTGCCCCGAACTGGGCAGCGTGCGCATCTCCGAGATCAAGGCCATCCGCGGCAAGTTCGGCCTGCCGGTCGAACGCGACCTGTCTTTCCGACCCGACAAGCCCCTGTCGGACTATGCCGATCAGGCCCGTCTCGCTCAGTACATCAAGGCATGA
- a CDS encoding ATP-binding protein — protein sequence MLLKDRVRIARRFLRSVRIDADLGDADALDGFVCPQSSAEVLATMARHVSETGQGAFTWTGPYGSGKSSLAVALAALLSGDAGLQKQAAKVFGQSLTNTIRKALPTGTKGWRILPVVGTRADPVTVIGEAAKRAGLVPRVPRGGWTETNLIETLADAAACKPKTHGGLVLFIDEMGKFLEAAAQDGSDIYILQQLAEAASRSNGRLLIVGVLHQAFEEYAHRLSHDMRDEWAKIQGRFVDLVVDTAGEEQIDLISRAIESDHAAKKPGALASSVAAFARRDRPREDASRLASMLEDCWPLHPVVAALLGPISRRRFGQNQRSIFGFLNSSELHGFQDFLNHAKDGELYGPDRLWDYLRANLEPSILASPDGHRWALAAEALERCESLGGDALHVRLLKTIAVIDLFKERSGLVPHSELLRSCFPDTAQKAIEKALSDLDGWSLTIFKKFLDARAIFAGSDFDIEQAVRTALDEIDEIDFEHLKSLAGLQPILAKRHYHETGAMRWFDVNIVPVSGIVEFAAGFEPENGAIGQFLLAIPTEGEKEGRAEKLCREAASLSEKDKGDIVVGISKQSWAVVPLARELIALENVSNDHPELAGDQVARREVSARLAALQALLETELHKAFDNALWFRKKHHKKRLQQADLNSIASELADRRFPESPRLHNELLNRQQPSGSAIMAQNKLLHRMVVNEGEARLGIDGYPAEGGLFASILEKTHLYVRQGKTFRFVAPAAGDDPCRLAPMWQAAFEHVKKNADRTVTVSELFELWREPPFGVKDGLMPLLAVAFIQSQRDKLAVYREGIFRVRFDDVDADYLAKDATVIQLRWMDLTDIARRLLSDMAEVVRDLDRTNELVHLEPIDVGRGLMSIYEQLPNWTTRTMRLSANAVRIRDLFKRAHDPNRFLFDDIPGTLGEDVALDTDDDLRRIIESVRDGLEELVQAYPSMLHRMRDLMLAELQVPNISPQSLAELRERAENIRQLAGDFRLDAFVGRLARFDDSEESFEGIASLAANKPPRDWVDPDLDQAAIEIADMAQKFLRAETYARVKGRPDKRHAMAVVIGTNGRPAPMLEEFDVADSDRAAVNALIDRVEAALDESDTSRRSIILAALAELSARYMEKPATPEKNGKGRAAS from the coding sequence ATGCTTCTGAAAGATCGCGTTCGTATCGCCCGCCGCTTCCTGAGATCGGTTCGCATCGACGCGGACCTCGGGGACGCCGATGCCCTCGACGGCTTCGTGTGCCCTCAGTCCTCGGCGGAAGTTCTCGCCACGATGGCGCGGCACGTGTCCGAGACCGGGCAGGGCGCATTCACCTGGACCGGTCCCTACGGCAGCGGCAAATCCAGCCTTGCCGTTGCGCTCGCCGCTCTGCTGAGCGGCGATGCCGGATTGCAAAAACAGGCGGCGAAGGTTTTCGGGCAGAGCCTGACGAACACCATTCGGAAAGCCTTGCCGACAGGCACAAAGGGATGGCGCATCCTTCCCGTCGTCGGTACGCGTGCCGATCCCGTCACAGTCATAGGTGAAGCCGCCAAAAGAGCCGGGCTTGTGCCGCGCGTACCGCGCGGCGGATGGACCGAGACCAACCTGATAGAGACGCTTGCCGACGCGGCCGCATGCAAGCCGAAGACTCACGGCGGGCTTGTCCTCTTCATCGACGAAATGGGCAAGTTTCTCGAAGCCGCCGCGCAGGACGGCTCGGATATCTACATCCTTCAGCAGCTCGCGGAAGCGGCTTCGCGAAGCAACGGGCGTCTCCTGATCGTCGGCGTGCTGCACCAGGCATTTGAGGAATACGCGCACCGGCTCTCGCATGACATGCGGGACGAATGGGCGAAGATACAGGGCCGGTTCGTCGACCTTGTCGTCGATACGGCGGGTGAAGAACAAATCGACCTCATCTCCCGTGCGATAGAGAGCGATCACGCCGCGAAGAAACCGGGCGCTCTTGCGTCTTCGGTCGCCGCATTCGCGCGGCGCGATCGGCCTCGTGAGGATGCTTCGCGGCTGGCTTCGATGCTTGAGGACTGCTGGCCGCTACATCCGGTCGTCGCCGCATTGCTCGGTCCGATTTCGCGGCGGCGTTTCGGCCAGAACCAGCGCAGTATCTTCGGGTTTCTCAATTCATCCGAACTGCACGGTTTTCAGGATTTCCTGAACCATGCGAAGGACGGCGAGCTCTACGGTCCTGACCGGCTGTGGGACTATCTGCGCGCCAACCTGGAGCCGTCCATACTGGCTTCGCCTGACGGACACCGGTGGGCGCTGGCGGCCGAAGCGCTGGAACGCTGCGAGTCCCTTGGCGGCGATGCGCTGCATGTCAGGTTGCTCAAGACCATCGCCGTGATCGACCTGTTCAAGGAGCGCTCGGGCCTCGTTCCGCATTCCGAGTTGTTGCGATCCTGTTTTCCCGACACGGCGCAAAAGGCGATCGAGAAGGCGCTTTCCGACCTCGATGGCTGGTCGCTCACGATCTTCAAGAAGTTTCTCGACGCTCGCGCCATTTTCGCCGGCAGCGACTTCGATATCGAACAGGCGGTCCGCACGGCGCTCGATGAAATCGACGAGATCGACTTCGAGCACCTGAAATCGCTTGCCGGTCTCCAGCCGATCCTCGCCAAGCGCCACTACCATGAAACCGGCGCCATGCGCTGGTTCGACGTGAACATCGTGCCGGTCAGCGGCATCGTCGAGTTCGCCGCCGGTTTCGAACCGGAGAACGGCGCAATCGGACAGTTTCTGCTTGCGATCCCGACGGAGGGAGAAAAAGAGGGGCGGGCTGAAAAGCTGTGCCGGGAAGCGGCCTCCCTCAGTGAGAAGGACAAGGGCGATATCGTCGTCGGCATTTCCAAACAGTCATGGGCCGTCGTCCCGCTGGCGCGGGAACTGATCGCGCTGGAGAACGTCAGCAACGATCACCCCGAACTGGCCGGAGACCAGGTTGCCCGACGGGAGGTTTCGGCCCGGCTTGCGGCGTTGCAGGCGCTTTTGGAAACCGAGTTGCATAAGGCTTTCGACAACGCGCTGTGGTTCCGCAAAAAGCACCACAAGAAGCGGCTGCAACAGGCCGATCTGAACAGCATCGCCTCTGAACTGGCGGATCGCCGCTTCCCCGAGAGCCCGCGTCTCCATAATGAACTGCTAAACCGGCAGCAGCCGTCCGGCAGCGCCATAATGGCGCAGAACAAGCTTCTGCACCGCATGGTCGTCAATGAAGGCGAGGCGCGGCTCGGTATCGACGGTTACCCGGCCGAAGGTGGGCTGTTCGCTTCCATCCTGGAAAAAACCCACCTGTACGTCCGGCAGGGTAAGACGTTCCGGTTCGTTGCGCCGGCGGCCGGTGACGATCCGTGCCGTCTCGCGCCGATGTGGCAGGCCGCCTTCGAACACGTAAAGAAGAATGCCGATCGGACGGTAACCGTTTCGGAGCTTTTCGAGCTGTGGCGTGAGCCGCCGTTCGGCGTCAAAGACGGCCTGATGCCGCTTCTCGCCGTCGCGTTCATCCAGTCCCAGCGTGACAAGCTTGCGGTTTACCGCGAGGGAATTTTCAGGGTCCGGTTCGACGATGTGGATGCCGATTATCTCGCCAAGGACGCAACCGTCATCCAATTGCGCTGGATGGACCTGACGGATATTGCGCGGCGTCTTTTGTCGGATATGGCGGAAGTCGTTCGTGATCTCGATCGAACCAACGAGCTTGTCCATCTCGAACCCATCGACGTTGGTCGCGGGTTAATGTCGATTTACGAGCAGTTGCCGAACTGGACGACACGGACAATGCGCCTGTCGGCCAACGCGGTGCGGATTCGCGACCTGTTCAAACGCGCCCACGATCCGAACCGGTTCCTGTTCGATGATATTCCGGGAACCCTCGGAGAGGACGTGGCGCTGGATACGGATGACGATCTCCGTCGGATCATCGAGAGTGTACGCGACGGGCTCGAAGAGCTGGTACAGGCTTATCCTTCGATGTTGCATCGCATGCGCGACCTGATGCTCGCCGAATTGCAGGTGCCGAACATATCGCCGCAGTCTCTCGCTGAACTGCGTGAGCGCGCCGAAAACATCAGACAGCTCGCCGGCGACTTCCGGCTCGACGCCTTCGTCGGCCGGCTGGCGCGGTTCGACGATTCGGAAGAGAGTTTCGAGGGCATCGCCAGCCTGGCCGCGAACAAGCCGCCGCGCGACTGGGTCGATCCGGACCTTGACCAAGCGGCGATCGAAATCGCCGATATGGCGCAAAAATTCCTTCGCGCGGAAACATATGCACGCGTGAAGGGCCGTCCCGACAAGCGTCATGCGATGGCCGTCGTCATCGGCACGAACGGACGGCCCGCGCCGATGCTTGAAGAGTTCGATGTTGCGGACTCGGACCGCGCAGCCGTGAACGCACTCATAGACCGTGTCGAGGCGGCACTCGACGAATCCGACACATCCAGGCGCAGCATCATTCTGGCTGCGCTGGCTGAACTGAGTGCGCGCTACATGGAAAAACCCGCAACGCCCGAGAAGAACGGGAAAGGAAGAGCCGCCTCTTGA
- a CDS encoding phosphoadenosine phosphosulfate reductase family protein, producing the protein MKHVLGLSGGRDSAALAVYMRQHHPELEIEYFFTDTGKELPEVYEYLGRLEGFLGQPILRLNPDRDFDFWLKQYNDFLPSPQTRWCTRQLKLRPFERWLRPMLDDGMTVYSYVAIRSDEEYREGYSSKHDKLIVRLPFKEAGIDKAGVLDVLEGAGLGLPRYYEWRTRSGCTFCFFQQKIEWVRLKEQHPEAFEEAKAYEKDAVEHGSPFTWSQGESLEELEQPERVAQIREDHEQRLARMKSKVQPNPLRPDSEPLDIDDLYGKAKVCLACHK; encoded by the coding sequence GTGAAACACGTCCTTGGCCTTTCCGGCGGCCGCGACAGCGCGGCGCTAGCCGTCTATATGCGTCAGCATCATCCCGAACTGGAGATCGAGTATTTCTTCACGGACACGGGCAAGGAGTTGCCCGAGGTCTATGAATATCTCGGGCGGCTGGAGGGATTCCTCGGGCAACCGATATTGCGGCTGAACCCCGACCGCGATTTCGATTTCTGGCTCAAGCAGTACAATGATTTCCTGCCGTCACCCCAGACACGCTGGTGCACACGGCAGCTCAAGCTTCGTCCGTTCGAGCGCTGGCTACGTCCGATGCTCGACGACGGCATGACGGTGTACAGCTACGTCGCCATCCGCAGTGACGAGGAATACCGCGAAGGGTATTCATCGAAGCATGACAAGCTCATTGTTCGGCTACCTTTCAAGGAAGCCGGAATCGACAAAGCCGGCGTCCTCGACGTTCTGGAAGGGGCCGGGCTCGGTTTGCCGAGATACTACGAGTGGCGAACTCGCAGCGGCTGCACCTTCTGTTTCTTCCAGCAAAAAATCGAATGGGTGCGACTGAAGGAGCAACACCCGGAAGCATTCGAAGAAGCCAAGGCGTATGAGAAGGACGCGGTCGAACACGGTTCCCCGTTCACCTGGAGCCAGGGCGAATCTCTCGAAGAGCTGGAACAGCCTGAGCGGGTCGCGCAGATCAGGGAAGATCACGAACAGCGACTTGCGCGCATGAAGTCGAAGGTTCAGCCGAACCCGCTCCGACCGGACAGCGAGCCACTGGATATCGACGACCTGTATGGCAAGGCGAAAGTCTGTCTGGCATGTCACAAATAA
- a CDS encoding cysteine desulfurase family protein → MKIGNTIYLDHQATTPVDSRVFAEMTPYFSESFGNPHSSDHVLGWETSRAVEDAAARVARLIGADADEIIFTSGATEANNLALLGLARRAAGGKRNRVLVSAAEHKCVLAAARALEEQLGLQVEHLPVDAEGFVDACTFKNVLDDDVLLVSIMAANNEIGTIQDIEELSRIAKSYGAVFHCDAAQAPVATDLSNFSEYVDMLSLSAHKMYGPKGIGAVYIARELHDRIEPLIYGGGQQNGLRSGTTPVSLCVGMGAAADMFTDATAEVRRKELRHKRDRLVKGLKRLAWPITVNGPEGPARHPGNANIAFSGFAAHDVLAALQPYVAASTGSACTSGIPEPSHVLKAIGLNSDAAESSIRFSPGFGTSDDDIDEAVNRIKEVLGKLSKAELAQSA, encoded by the coding sequence ATGAAAATCGGAAACACGATATATCTCGACCATCAGGCCACAACCCCCGTCGACTCGCGTGTTTTCGCCGAAATGACGCCCTATTTCAGCGAATCTTTCGGCAATCCGCATTCATCGGATCATGTCCTCGGATGGGAAACATCGCGCGCAGTCGAAGATGCCGCCGCGCGAGTCGCGCGGCTGATCGGCGCGGATGCCGATGAAATCATCTTCACCTCGGGGGCAACCGAAGCCAACAATCTCGCCCTGCTGGGGCTCGCGCGCCGGGCAGCCGGCGGCAAGCGCAATCGCGTGCTAGTCAGCGCCGCCGAGCATAAATGCGTGTTGGCGGCGGCGCGGGCGCTTGAGGAACAGCTCGGCTTGCAAGTCGAGCATCTGCCCGTCGACGCGGAGGGTTTCGTCGACGCGTGTACGTTTAAAAACGTGCTGGACGACGATGTTCTTCTTGTCTCGATCATGGCGGCAAATAATGAAATCGGCACGATACAGGATATCGAAGAACTCTCACGAATCGCAAAAAGTTATGGCGCCGTATTTCACTGCGATGCGGCGCAAGCGCCGGTCGCGACTGATTTGAGTAATTTTTCCGAATACGTGGATATGCTCAGCCTTTCGGCGCACAAGATGTACGGACCGAAGGGAATCGGAGCCGTTTACATTGCGCGCGAATTGCATGACCGCATCGAGCCACTGATATACGGCGGCGGCCAGCAGAACGGCTTGCGTTCCGGCACGACGCCCGTCTCGCTTTGCGTCGGCATGGGCGCGGCAGCCGACATGTTTACCGACGCGACTGCCGAAGTCCGGCGCAAGGAACTACGCCACAAGAGGGACAGGCTTGTTAAGGGGCTGAAGCGACTCGCTTGGCCGATCACGGTGAACGGGCCGGAAGGCCCGGCACGCCATCCCGGAAACGCGAATATCGCGTTCTCGGGTTTCGCCGCTCATGACGTTCTGGCTGCCTTGCAGCCATATGTAGCGGCCTCGACGGGCTCGGCCTGCACGTCGGGCATACCGGAACCGTCGCATGTCCTAAAAGCAATTGGTCTGAACAGCGATGCGGCGGAATCCTCGATCCGCTTCAGTCCCGGTTTCGGTACAAGCGATGACGACATTGATGAAGCGGTGAACCGGATCAAAGAAGTCTTGGGGAAGCTATCCAAGGCCGAGCTAGCACAATCGGCCTGA
- a CDS encoding site-specific integrase, with protein MERHRILGDKVILHRRVDGGNWHAYTFFKGNEWRKSTKEKSLGKAKDVATDWYMELCAKDHYGELETGKTFADVAKVFETEYEATTRGHRSPKWVQGHKDRIRLHLMPYFGKKAVASITSGTVQEYRVHRMTKPADWDDDEQGRAWKPPARNTIHNEVVTLSMVLKTAQRHGWLESLPDLSDPYRRSSKVEHRPWFTPNEYKQLYTATRKNAAEPKSPRYKWHAEQLHDYVLFMANTGLRPDEAKLLEFRDVEIVTDEWSGKRILEIEVRGKRGVGYCKSMPGAVRPFERLRDRERPVDGSALDPAVEDVEIGPPEPTHRLFPNEFKKMFNGIMTENKLKFDRNGKARTAYSLRHSYICFRLLEGADIYQIAKNCRTSVEMIEKHYAAHLKDMIDTSLINVRKEKRQLQEQTKQEEAENRPEA; from the coding sequence ATGGAACGACACCGAATTCTCGGAGACAAAGTGATTCTCCACCGCCGTGTCGACGGCGGCAACTGGCATGCCTATACCTTCTTCAAAGGCAATGAATGGCGCAAAAGCACCAAGGAAAAGAGTCTCGGCAAGGCCAAGGACGTTGCCACTGACTGGTATATGGAACTCTGCGCCAAGGACCACTACGGCGAACTGGAGACCGGAAAGACCTTCGCCGACGTGGCGAAGGTGTTCGAGACCGAGTACGAGGCAACGACACGTGGTCACCGCAGCCCCAAATGGGTACAAGGCCATAAGGATCGCATCCGCCTGCACCTGATGCCGTATTTCGGTAAGAAAGCCGTCGCGTCGATTACGTCCGGCACGGTCCAGGAATATCGCGTTCACCGGATGACGAAGCCCGCCGACTGGGACGATGACGAACAGGGCCGGGCATGGAAGCCGCCCGCCCGCAACACCATCCACAATGAAGTCGTCACGCTGAGCATGGTGCTCAAGACAGCACAGCGCCACGGCTGGCTTGAGAGCCTACCCGACCTGTCCGACCCCTACCGGCGCAGCAGCAAGGTCGAGCACCGTCCGTGGTTCACGCCGAACGAATACAAGCAGCTCTATACTGCGACGCGCAAGAACGCCGCGGAACCGAAAAGCCCACGCTACAAGTGGCACGCGGAGCAACTGCACGATTACGTGCTGTTCATGGCCAACACCGGGCTGCGCCCGGACGAGGCCAAACTTCTCGAATTCCGTGACGTGGAGATCGTCACCGACGAGTGGAGCGGCAAGCGCATCCTCGAAATCGAGGTGCGCGGCAAGCGCGGCGTCGGCTATTGCAAAAGCATGCCGGGCGCTGTGCGTCCCTTCGAGCGGCTGCGTGACCGGGAACGGCCGGTCGATGGCAGCGCGCTCGATCCCGCTGTTGAGGACGTCGAGATCGGGCCGCCCGAGCCAACCCACCGGCTCTTTCCGAACGAATTCAAGAAAATGTTCAACGGCATCATGACCGAGAACAAGCTGAAATTCGACCGCAACGGCAAGGCCCGCACCGCCTACAGCCTGCGGCACAGCTACATCTGTTTCCGCCTGCTGGAAGGCGCGGACATCTACCAGATCGCCAAAAACTGCCGCACCTCGGTCGAGATGATCGAGAAGCACTATGCGGCGCACCTGAAGGACATGATTGACACGTCGCTCATCAACGTCCGCAAGGAAAAGCGGCAGCTTCAGGAGCAGACCAAACAGGAAGAGGCCGAAAACCGGCCCGAAGCGTAG
- a CDS encoding DNA sulfur modification protein DndB, with protein sequence MAKKQKQIVLPALRGVMGDWVFYSCLMDVGELSSRVNYAEEIHENEALSDMIQRHLKRGRAAQIADYLKRQPERFFNSLVIATYGGQPNWHALSDVRSKAAPDELTNLTEDTVSSVGFLTLTGQEKLFALDGQHRLAGIKKAVKESLDDDPYDELSVIFVGHKDTKKGLERTRRLFTTLNKTARPVSKGEIIALDEDDVMAICVRRLIEQTELFGGNRIAFVASNNMPTANTTSLTTIANLYDVLTILFTNAHSDLREQKADLQRVRPDDKVLEKYFKMAESYFVELGKNFKALSEFFGAKNTEPVVKKYRGNHGGHVLFRPIGLEIITRVVARLTKEMSLGKAVKLASELPHDLNEEPYQWLMWEPNKKTMLNGHKVTIREVLLYMVGKNAKNYSEATLLERYQRETGDETAELPEKIV encoded by the coding sequence ATGGCGAAAAAGCAAAAGCAAATTGTACTGCCGGCCCTCCGTGGCGTCATGGGAGATTGGGTTTTCTATTCATGCCTTATGGACGTGGGGGAATTGAGTTCCCGCGTCAACTACGCGGAGGAAATCCACGAGAACGAAGCGCTTTCGGACATGATCCAAAGACACCTCAAGAGAGGCCGTGCCGCACAGATCGCGGACTATCTCAAGAGACAGCCCGAGCGCTTCTTCAATTCCCTCGTCATCGCGACATACGGCGGCCAGCCGAACTGGCACGCCCTGTCGGACGTTCGCAGCAAGGCCGCCCCGGATGAGCTGACGAACCTGACCGAAGACACGGTTTCCTCCGTCGGATTCCTGACGCTCACGGGGCAGGAGAAGCTATTTGCGCTCGATGGTCAGCATCGTCTGGCGGGCATCAAAAAGGCAGTGAAAGAGAGTCTGGACGACGACCCATATGATGAACTCTCCGTCATATTCGTGGGGCACAAGGACACCAAGAAAGGGTTGGAGCGCACACGCCGGTTGTTCACGACCCTGAACAAGACGGCACGGCCTGTCTCCAAAGGGGAAATCATCGCCCTCGACGAGGACGATGTGATGGCCATTTGCGTGAGGCGACTCATTGAGCAAACGGAACTTTTCGGGGGCAACAGGATCGCTTTTGTCGCCAGCAACAACATGCCGACCGCCAATACGACGAGCTTAACGACAATCGCCAACCTCTACGACGTGCTGACGATCCTGTTTACAAACGCGCATTCGGATTTGCGAGAGCAGAAGGCGGATTTGCAGAGGGTGCGTCCCGACGACAAGGTTCTCGAAAAATATTTCAAGATGGCCGAGAGCTACTTCGTGGAGCTTGGAAAGAACTTCAAGGCACTGAGTGAGTTTTTCGGTGCGAAAAACACCGAACCGGTGGTCAAAAAATACCGAGGAAACCACGGCGGGCACGTCCTGTTCAGGCCGATCGGGCTGGAAATCATAACGCGTGTGGTCGCCCGTCTGACGAAAGAAATGAGCCTTGGCAAGGCCGTGAAACTCGCATCGGAACTGCCGCACGATTTGAACGAAGAACCGTATCAATGGCTCATGTGGGAGCCGAATAAGAAGACAATGCTGAACGGACACAAGGTTACGATACGCGAAGTTCTTTTGTACATGGTCGGCAAGAACGCCAAGAACTACTCGGAAGCGACGCTGTTGGAGCGGTATCAACGGGAAACCGGGGATGAAACCGCCGAATTGCCGGAGAAGATCGTATGA
- a CDS encoding site-specific integrase, whose protein sequence is MQSHTLIDKRLKVYTRGESAYWQCASYIKGKYHRKSSKETNLARAKLFALEWYADLTARLLGAEHGGRMFVQAAQAFVTEYEASAQNYQSPDAVEADKDRLLLHLVPYFDTTCLSEIDSGAVQQYRAHRLTEPEREAQSAGAPVGRGGVKGWKPPGRKAIEDEIETLRMVLETAQRHGWIDRVPDLSDPYEQKGATEPRPVFTPWEYRRLCDATRRNADHLHDYVVFMVNTGLKPSEAEAISYDDVEIIRDDDAGESILEIVIGDSDDICLSTPAAVCAFERMVARNTPQPADRLFPATIRKQFNDILARNNLKHDRAGKARTPYSLRQSYICFRLLEGAGFDELALNCRTSVETIEQHYAAHLQDLVGALLDDLRSEHRSAPQILPHEDESGIRPEI, encoded by the coding sequence ATGCAAAGCCATACTCTTATTGACAAGAGACTCAAAGTCTACACGCGCGGCGAAAGCGCGTACTGGCAATGCGCGAGCTACATCAAAGGCAAGTATCATCGCAAATCCTCCAAGGAGACGAATCTCGCGCGCGCGAAACTTTTCGCCCTTGAATGGTACGCGGATTTAACCGCCCGGCTTCTTGGCGCCGAGCACGGTGGGCGGATGTTCGTTCAGGCCGCGCAGGCATTCGTGACCGAATACGAGGCGAGCGCGCAAAATTACCAAAGCCCCGACGCAGTGGAGGCAGACAAAGATCGCCTGTTACTGCATCTGGTTCCGTATTTCGACACCACATGCCTGTCCGAGATCGACTCCGGCGCAGTACAGCAATATCGCGCTCACCGACTGACGGAACCGGAACGCGAGGCGCAAAGCGCGGGCGCTCCGGTTGGCCGCGGAGGCGTAAAAGGATGGAAGCCACCCGGTCGGAAGGCGATCGAGGACGAGATCGAGACGCTGCGCATGGTTCTCGAAACCGCGCAGCGGCATGGCTGGATCGACAGGGTCCCCGATCTTTCGGACCCGTACGAGCAGAAAGGCGCAACCGAACCGCGGCCCGTGTTCACGCCGTGGGAGTACCGGCGACTGTGTGACGCGACCCGCCGGAACGCCGATCATCTGCATGACTACGTCGTGTTCATGGTCAATACCGGCTTGAAGCCGTCCGAAGCGGAAGCGATTTCCTACGATGATGTGGAGATCATCCGGGACGACGACGCCGGCGAAAGCATCCTCGAAATCGTGATAGGCGATAGTGACGACATCTGCCTAAGCACGCCGGCTGCGGTGTGCGCGTTCGAGCGCATGGTTGCCCGAAATACGCCGCAACCTGCCGACCGTTTGTTCCCTGCCACTATCAGAAAGCAGTTCAACGACATCCTTGCCCGGAACAATCTCAAACATGACCGGGCGGGCAAAGCCCGGACACCTTATAGCCTGAGGCAAAGCTATATCTGTTTCCGCCTTCTGGAAGGCGCGGGTTTCGACGAGTTGGCGCTGAACTGCCGCACATCCGTCGAAACCATAGAACAGCACTACGCTGCGCATCTACAGGACCTGGTCGGGGCCTTGCTCGACGACCTGCGGTCCGAACATCGCAGCGCCCCGCAGATTCTTCCGCACGAAGACGAATCCGGCATACGGCCGGAGATATAA